GCGCGAATCCGGGCAACCACTTCTTTGGTACCGAACGGTTTGACGATGTAGTCATCTCCCCCCAGTTCTAGTCCGACGACTTTGTCGATCTCCTCAGCCTTTGCAGTGATAAACAGAATCGGCATCGTCGGTGACTTTTGACGAAAATATTTACACACGTCATAACCGCTCATGCCCGGCATCATCACGTCCAAGCATGCCATGTCTGGCATGTCGCGATCAAACATCGCCTTTGCGTTCAGTCCGTCCGCGGCTTCGATCACCTCGTAACCTTCGGCGGCAAGCACTTCGGCCAAAGCTTTTCGTGTGTGCCGATCGTCTTCGGCAATCAAGATACGATGTGTCATCCCCCAATCCCCTCGACTAAACGGGTCCCGTGGCTAACAACAAACGGAATCCCGCCCCACCGAGACGCCGCACGTCCTTGGAGGAAGAATTCAACAATACCAGTTCGCCGCCATGTCGTTCGGCGGCCCGTTGCGCGATCGTTAAACCGATGCCTGTGCCGCTGGGAGCACTGATCGAATCATCGATTCGCGCGAATGGGCGGAAAATTCGCTTGGCATACCGCCTCGCAATGCCGGGCCCGTTATCGATGACCGTCACGGCAACGAAAGTCTGGCCGGGCTTGTCACCACAAGATGATTCAAGTCGACAATGAATCTCACAACGTCCCGCGTGGTCGCTATCGTTGTCAGCCCCGGTTTGTCGGGGCACATACTTTTCGACGTTGCTTAGCAAATTTACCAAGATCAGCTCAAACACGTCCGGATCAATTTGAACAGTTTGCTCGATCAAACACTGGACTTCCAACTCGATACCGGCGCCCGCGAAACTGGGCGCAAACTGCTGCGCAATCTGGTCGACCAATTCGCAAACCCGACACTCTTGGTAACGAACGCCACTACGTTTGCCACTGGGGCGAATCATTTCCAAAACGCCTGAGACCAATCGCTGAAGACGTCGACTTTCATAATCGATCACTTGGAGCCGTTCAATAAGCGTCTGCTGTTGGGGACTTTTGTCGAGTCTTTCTAAGTCGAGTTCCGCCAATTCCGTATAGAGCCGAATGTTCGTCAGCGGGGTTCGCAATTCATGCGACACTTGGCCGGCAAAATTCACTCGGCTACGCGCGTCGGCAATCTGTCGCCGGACCGATGACAATACATACACGCCCACCGAACAGACCAACAATCCGATCCCCCCCAGGGAAAAATACAGCGGCAGCAAACTCGAAACCGGCGTCAGCGATTCGCCGACGTGGACCTGCAGTTGCCAGCTTGCCAACGGTTCGCTCAGTACATGAACCGCAAGTGCGGGTTGCTCAAACGCCGCGCGATCGCCCCATCGATAGACGACCTGCTTGGCCTCATCGACCAATTGAATGCTACCGATGGTCGCACCATTTAATGGTTCACTGGTCGTCAGATCGGTTCGTCGTTGCGTTTGACCAGACAGCGCGGCAACGTCGTCTGGCAAAACTGCAATCAAGTCTGCCAGCCAACGACTGCGATCGAGCAAAATCCCGGCAAAGCGTCCGCCGGGGAGCGCGACCCAGTACAACACCTGCGCGCCATCGCCCATGTACCATCGCTGCCAACCACTCGGCGGATTGACCTCGCTGAACTGACTGTCGCCTCCAAAGGCTCTAGGCTCCTCGCCTTTCGAAAACCCTTGTTGACCGATCTCAGGGGGCGCCACTCCTTTGACCGCCATTACCGTTCGACCAGAAGTCCTATTGGCGTGTTGCAATGGAGGTCGACTGTCGATGATGCCCGAAAGCGATGCAGCGATCTCTGCCCCATCACGACCGTTCAGGTCGATGTTGGTCGGGAATACCAATTGTCCCTCACGACCGATGACGATTCCTTGACGAACAATCGGATGATTACGCCGCATCTCCTGCAGCGTTTCGATTACATCGCTTGACTCGTTAAGCCGATCGTCGAAATCATCGGCATACGCTTCGAACACGCCAATCACTTCGTCGTTGGCGGCAAAAAGCTGCGTTGACAACAGCTTCGCGAGTGCATCTTTCGCCGCCTGTTCACCTTGCCTCGCCGCGTTCGCACTTAACCAACCGAGCATCACCAGTGGTGTGATGACTAGAAGTAGCAGGGCGACGAAAAGCTGACGTGGCATAAAGTGATCGGCGGCGTAAAACGAGGTAGTCGGCTACGGTTTGTCCGCAGACGGTGCTTCGACGCGATAGTCTTGCTGAGCCGCATTTCGACTCTGCTCGAAAATCATCATCTTACGCGATCGATTCCAGTTCGCGGGACTTTCGATAGTCTGTGACTGAGCTCGATTCAAATTAGCGTTGCGTTTAATTTCTTTGGCAAGCGGTTCGGCCAGTGAAGCTCCGTATTGATCATCGAGTTGTTCCAGTTCGGCACAATTCCTCAGCAACAATTCCTTGGCTTCTTCGATTTTTCCTTGGTCACGCAACAATGTCGCACGGACGTTCGCGTCGTTTGCCAACTGAATCGCGCACTGTGCGAGCGTTTCGGTATCACGATACTTTTCGACCATTTTGGCATCGCTGGAAAAGCGAACTTGAACGCTGCTGGACAATGAGTCCTTTGTTTCGCTCACCATATTTCGATAACTCACCTCAACGGTCGCCAATGGCATTTCGCTACCATCTTTTCCGGTTGGTACTTCGACTTCGACGATGAAGTAACGTTGTTGACGGGCGTAAAGCTGGGTCAGTGGAATATAGATGTCCTGTCCGCTGATGTCAGCTTCATGATTCAAGACACGGATCGGGCGCACTCCTTCACCGATGGTCGTGTGGATTTCGAAATCACTGGCGACGACGCTTAGCAGGTCGTTAAATTCTTGCTGAAAGACAGCGACCAAATCATCTGCCTGCTCGACAAACATGTGGTTCCCACTCCCTGCCGAAGCCAAACGGCTCATCAGGTCTTCGTTGTACCCCAGCCCTAGGCCTAGCGTACTGACGCTGATCCCCTCTTTGACGAGCGACGTTCCTAGTCGCTCTAATTCGCGCGGACTTTTCGGACCGACATTGGCTTTTCCGTCGCTTAATAAAATCACACGGTTGACGTAGTCTTCGTCCAGAAACTTTCGCACTTCGGCCGCCCCTTTGCTGACACCGGCGAAGAGAGCCGTGCTCCCTTGGGCGCGAATGGATTGGATTTTTTCGATGATCGCTTCGCGGTCGGACGCTTTGGTCGCCGGTACCAACACGGAAGCGGAATCGGCATACAGGACGACCGACACAATATCATCATCACGAAGACGTTGGACGGCGGCGATCGCGGCACGACGTGCCTGCTCGATCTTAGCTCCGTTCATCGAGCCACTTTGGTCGATGACGATGGCAGTATTCACCGACGGTCGCCGCTGCGACTTGGGAAGATCAAACCCTGTCAGTGATATCCGCAAGTGATTGATTTGGTTCTTTTTCCCTGAAAGCATCGTCGGGTTCGCGACACCAACATCGAGTTGCACTTGCGACGAGGTCTCCCCGGAACCCGCATTGACGGTATGGACAGGAAACACCGCGGTCGCCGCAAACACTCCGACCAGAAGCACTATCGCAAGCGAAACGAAACCCGGCACAAACTTTGTCCAAGAGACTGCATGCCTCGAGGGCGCAGCACCGGTTGACTGAAACAGGGCACCCATTGTTCAACTCCATCGATTGGCCGATTACTGGACCGCGGATCAATCGTCACCAACACTGGTCACCCGCCGCAGCCGAGGAATGGAAGTCACTCCTCATTCCAATAAACCATGAGATGCCTTTTTCATGGTCGGAATCGCTTCAAAACAATGTAAAAGAATTGTCAGGGCAAAATTCACTCGGGTTTCTGATCAGGATCTAGCGTTTTTTGCGACCGAAGAACCCAGACTTCTTCGGTTTATCCGCAGGTACTGAAGCTTTTTCGTCTTTGTTGGTGACGATCAACGGGACATCCAGTTTCGATGACGTTTCCTTTTCATCGCCGGCAGAAAGTGCGGCCAACATGGCCAAGTCATTCGCATCAGCTTTCGTCGAAGGTGTTTCGGTCCCCACATCGATCTGAGGCTTTTCGCGAACCACCTGAACTTTGCTCGATTCGTTTTCGACCCGCAGTTGTAAATCCGCGGCCCCGACTTTCGCCGCGTTCTCATCTGCAGGCAAGCCGGTGTCAATTTTTAGATCGCTCGCTCGATGAGTCTTTCGTGTGGCGACGATCGGTTCCATCTCCACAGAAGCAGCGGTCGCAGTTCGATCAGTACCGCTCGGTTGACTTGACTGATCCTCCAACCCCGCATTCTCTGTCGCAGCTTTCGCTTCCGACTTCATCAATGCTGCCGGGGCGAGCAAACTGTCAGGAATCGACGGTGTCGAATGCGCCGTCGATCGATCAGGGGTAAGTTCCTGCAGTTCAGAAAAGTCAGGAAAGCTATCTCCCGAATCACTCATCTCGCCCGATGAATCAGCGGCCTGTTCGGAAGCTTCCCCCGTCGCCGGCTCTGCCCAAGACTCTGTCGTTTGTCGTTGTTCGGCCTTTGTCGACTCGGTCGACTCGGTATCTTGGCCAGATGGGACGTCGATGGCATCGAGTCTTTCTCCGAGAGCGGCCAACATCGCATCACTCACCCCTTCGTGCAAACGTTCAGACCAAAACGCCATTTGATCATCCGTCAATCCGGCGGCGCGGTCGAGCGTCATTGTGATCTTGCGATCTATCTCAGGAAGTGATGCCTGGACGGTCAATCGCCCGTCACGAGCGTAATCAAAGCGAACATCTACGTTCGTTCCCTTGGGTGTTCCACGTGGCAGATCGTCGACGACACAGCGCCCGATTCGAGTGGCGTTGGTACCGCGATCATCGCCGCCTTCGACGATTTCGATTTTGACGTTTGCTTGGTTATCCGAATGAGTTCGAAAGCGGACCATTTTCCGTGCCGGCAGATGGCTGTTCCGTGGAATCATGATCTTTCGACGAGGCTGACCGGTTTTCGGATCGACCGCTAAGATTCCCAGGTCATGCGAGTTGACGTTGCTAACTGAAATACCACTCTGGTCGTCTGTTCCCGCCATCAGCATGCCGGCATAGAGTGCGGCGCCATGACAAACCGCTTCATCCGGTGAAAGCGATCGATCGAGTTCCATCCCACTCAGGCGTTCGAGTTCGCGGCGGATCATTGGCATGCGAGTCGACCCACCGACGAGGATCAACCGCGTCAGATCCGGCCATGCGACACCGGCATCATCGAGCACCAACTGGACCGTCATCAACGTTCGCTCCACCAAGTCATCACATCGTTGGGAAAACTCTTCTTGTGATAACTCCGTCCGCAAACGCTTTCCGTCGTGGGCAAACGCAACGGTGACAGACTCGCGTTGTGTCAACGCATGTTTCGTTTGGTTGGCTTTCCGCAGCAACTCTTGCTCGGCCTGCGGATCTTCCCTCGGGTCGACACCATGTTCCTTCAGAAACGCCTCGGCAATAAAATCGACCACGCGTTTGTCCCAATCGATACCGCCCAAATAGACATCACCGGCGGTCGCGATTGTATTGAAGTTACCGTTTTCGATCTTCATCACTGTCACGTCGAAGGTTCCACCACCGAGGTCATAGACCAAGACGGTTTCGGGATTTCGACTGGCACCGTCAGGCGACAAGAATCCTTGCTGCACGCCATAAGTGATCGCCGCCGCGGTGGGTTCGTTGATGATGTCCAGGACATCCAGGCCGGCCAATCGACCGGCATCCTGAGTCGCCTTCCGACACGGCTCGTTAAAGAATGCGGGGACGGTGATCACCGCTTTTTCGATCTCGCCAAGCTTTAGTTCAGCGTCGGCTTTTAATTTCCGCAGGATCAACGCCTCGATGACTTCGGCGGGCAGATGCTTTCCACGAATTTGTTTTTCGTACGAAGCTTCCCCGACATCACGCTTCGCATACAACGCCAAGCGATCCGGTTCCAAAAGTCCAGCTTCGACCGCTTCGATTCCCACGATCGGTCGATTGTGATCGAAGAACACCGCGCTCGGCGTTGTCAGGTCTCCTTCTGAATTGCGGATCGTTTCCGGCTTTCCGGAAGCATCGAGAAACGCAACTGCTGAGAACGTGGTGCCAAGGTCAATCCCCACGGCGGGCTGGCGAGATGAATCAGACATCGAAGAAAAGTCTTGGGCGAGATTATTGGGAGAAGACGTAGTCCTAGTTTACCTCTTGGGACCGTTTTTAAACGTCGATTGCCCCCGCTTTGTACCCATCGGACACGCGTATGATGGGGTTCTTCTGGTTCGATCGACCATCGTAAACACAGGCATCCTGACGCATCGGTTACACTGGTCGTTACCCATTTGTGCCTCAGGTTCAATGCGTTGGTCAGTCAGAATCAAACCTTCCGAAGGGCTGACCACAAGCCAAAGGTTTCGCATCCGACTCCACCCTTGCGGCGACATGCAGTACCCCACGCTTCCCGATTACGGGTGTTTCCTACGTTGGCCTGAGAACGGGCAAGCGTTCATTCATCCCGATGATGTCGCTGTGGCAACGAAGGTCATCCCCAGCCCACGTGTCCTTAAGCGGACTAATTTTGACGGTACGTACTATCACTTTCAGTACGGTAACTTGCACTTTCGTCTTCGTCCGGCGATGTGGCTGAAGCTCCCCGCTGCTGAGATAGAGATTGGCGACCAAGTCGAAACAGTCGGCATGGGATTCGATCGCGAACACTTCGTAGCGACCGTGTGGGGGATGTACTACGTGGCCCGGAAAGGCTGTATCCTCTATCGTTTGAAACGCGCCGATCGCGTGATTCCGAAGCTTTTCGCAAGCGAACACCTGCGATTGATCACCGATAAAAACACCGTTCGACCGGGGAACACCAAATACCGTTCGCCGACCTGGAGCGGCGACGGCGAAACCGTGTCCGACCTATCGTTCGAGGAGTAACCGTAGAGATGCAACTTGGATTTGTGACCGCCATCGTGCCAGACGCGAGCTTGGAAGACGCGTTCTCGATCGCCGGCGAAATCGGTTACGACTGCATGGAAGTGATGTGCTGGCCGCCGGGAAAAGCCGAACGTCGGTACGCCGGGATCACCCACATCGATGTCCTCGCACTCGACAACGCAGAAATCGATCGTTTGCAGAAACTGCAGTCCGACACAGGCGTCACGATCAGTGCCTTGGGCTATTACCCGAATGTCCTCTCCCCCGACGAGGCCGAAGCCGATCAAGGCTGCCAGCACATTAAAGCGGTGATCAAAGCGACCGCGCGATTGGGGCTCGCGACGATGAACACGTTCGTCGGCCGCGACTGGACCAAAAGCGTTGACGACAACTGGCCTCGATTCTTAGAAACCTGGAAACCGATCATTGACGTCGCCGAAGAGCACGGTGTTCGTGTCGGCATCGAAAACTGCCCGATGTTTTTCACCGCCGATGAATGGCCGGGGGGAAAGAATCTGGCAATCTCGCCAGACATTTGGCGACGCATGTTTGACGATATCCCCAGCGATTGCTTTGGACTGAATTTCGATCCCTCGCATTTGGTGCTTCAGCAGATGGACTACGTCAAACCCTTGGCCGATTTTGCGGACAAGCTGTTTCATGTTCACGCCAAAGATTTACGAATCGATCGCTTGCGTCTTAACGAAGTCGGCGTCTTTGCGAATCCGAATCGCTGGCACTCACCGAAACTGCCCGGGTTAGGCGATATCGACTGGGGACGGTTCTTTGGCGCATTGGTCGACACGGAATACGACGGCCCGGTGTGTGTCGAAGTCGAAGACCGCGCTTACGAAGGCTCCCACGCTGACTGCCTCCGTGCCCTTCGACAAAGCCATAATTTCCTCCGTTCGTTTGTGGTGTGATTGATCAATCACCTTACGATCGATCATGATTGACAGAGAACTCGAATCCACACGTTTGTTTTTACAGGACCTTTGAAATGGATGATTGGGCGATTGGCGTTTTTGCTTCCGTCGACGCCGGCCTCGGAGTTAAGTGGGATGTAATCTCTGAACTCGGGTTGCCGACGATTCAATTGCACGCCCCACACCAAGGCCAACGGAGTGCCGCCGATGCCGAAAAGCTAAAGCAACAACTCGACCAAATGGGAGTCCAATGCACCGCGGTGTTTGGAGGATTCGAGGGCGAAAGTTATGCCGATATTCCGACCGTCGTGCAAACGATCGGACTCGTTCCGCAGGCCTCACG
This genomic window from Roseiconus lacunae contains:
- a CDS encoding sensor histidine kinase — protein: MPRQLFVALLLLVITPLVMLGWLSANAARQGEQAAKDALAKLLSTQLFAANDEVIGVFEAYADDFDDRLNESSDVIETLQEMRRNHPIVRQGIVIGREGQLVFPTNIDLNGRDGAEIAASLSGIIDSRPPLQHANRTSGRTVMAVKGVAPPEIGQQGFSKGEEPRAFGGDSQFSEVNPPSGWQRWYMGDGAQVLYWVALPGGRFAGILLDRSRWLADLIAVLPDDVAALSGQTQRRTDLTTSEPLNGATIGSIQLVDEAKQVVYRWGDRAAFEQPALAVHVLSEPLASWQLQVHVGESLTPVSSLLPLYFSLGGIGLLVCSVGVYVLSSVRRQIADARSRVNFAGQVSHELRTPLTNIRLYTELAELDLERLDKSPQQQTLIERLQVIDYESRRLQRLVSGVLEMIRPSGKRSGVRYQECRVCELVDQIAQQFAPSFAGAGIELEVQCLIEQTVQIDPDVFELILVNLLSNVEKYVPRQTGADNDSDHAGRCEIHCRLESSCGDKPGQTFVAVTVIDNGPGIARRYAKRIFRPFARIDDSISAPSGTGIGLTIAQRAAERHGGELVLLNSSSKDVRRLGGAGFRLLLATGPV
- a CDS encoding vWA domain-containing protein, whose amino-acid sequence is MGALFQSTGAAPSRHAVSWTKFVPGFVSLAIVLLVGVFAATAVFPVHTVNAGSGETSSQVQLDVGVANPTMLSGKKNQINHLRISLTGFDLPKSQRRPSVNTAIVIDQSGSMNGAKIEQARRAAIAAVQRLRDDDIVSVVLYADSASVLVPATKASDREAIIEKIQSIRAQGSTALFAGVSKGAAEVRKFLDEDYVNRVILLSDGKANVGPKSPRELERLGTSLVKEGISVSTLGLGLGYNEDLMSRLASAGSGNHMFVEQADDLVAVFQQEFNDLLSVVASDFEIHTTIGEGVRPIRVLNHEADISGQDIYIPLTQLYARQQRYFIVEVEVPTGKDGSEMPLATVEVSYRNMVSETKDSLSSSVQVRFSSDAKMVEKYRDTETLAQCAIQLANDANVRATLLRDQGKIEEAKELLLRNCAELEQLDDQYGASLAEPLAKEIKRNANLNRAQSQTIESPANWNRSRKMMIFEQSRNAAQQDYRVEAPSADKP
- a CDS encoding sugar phosphate isomerase/epimerase family protein; the encoded protein is MQLGFVTAIVPDASLEDAFSIAGEIGYDCMEVMCWPPGKAERRYAGITHIDVLALDNAEIDRLQKLQSDTGVTISALGYYPNVLSPDEAEADQGCQHIKAVIKATARLGLATMNTFVGRDWTKSVDDNWPRFLETWKPIIDVAEEHGVRVGIENCPMFFTADEWPGGKNLAISPDIWRRMFDDIPSDCFGLNFDPSHLVLQQMDYVKPLADFADKLFHVHAKDLRIDRLRLNEVGVFANPNRWHSPKLPGLGDIDWGRFFGALVDTEYDGPVCVEVEDRAYEGSHADCLRALRQSHNFLRSFVV
- a CDS encoding Hsp70 family protein, whose amino-acid sequence is MSDSSRQPAVGIDLGTTFSAVAFLDASGKPETIRNSEGDLTTPSAVFFDHNRPIVGIEAVEAGLLEPDRLALYAKRDVGEASYEKQIRGKHLPAEVIEALILRKLKADAELKLGEIEKAVITVPAFFNEPCRKATQDAGRLAGLDVLDIINEPTAAAITYGVQQGFLSPDGASRNPETVLVYDLGGGTFDVTVMKIENGNFNTIATAGDVYLGGIDWDKRVVDFIAEAFLKEHGVDPREDPQAEQELLRKANQTKHALTQRESVTVAFAHDGKRLRTELSQEEFSQRCDDLVERTLMTVQLVLDDAGVAWPDLTRLILVGGSTRMPMIRRELERLSGMELDRSLSPDEAVCHGAALYAGMLMAGTDDQSGISVSNVNSHDLGILAVDPKTGQPRRKIMIPRNSHLPARKMVRFRTHSDNQANVKIEIVEGGDDRGTNATRIGRCVVDDLPRGTPKGTNVDVRFDYARDGRLTVQASLPEIDRKITMTLDRAAGLTDDQMAFWSERLHEGVSDAMLAALGERLDAIDVPSGQDTESTESTKAEQRQTTESWAEPATGEASEQAADSSGEMSDSGDSFPDFSELQELTPDRSTAHSTPSIPDSLLAPAALMKSEAKAATENAGLEDQSSQPSGTDRTATAASVEMEPIVATRKTHRASDLKIDTGLPADENAAKVGAADLQLRVENESSKVQVVREKPQIDVGTETPSTKADANDLAMLAALSAGDEKETSSKLDVPLIVTNKDEKASVPADKPKKSGFFGRKKR